One Desulfobulbus oligotrophicus DNA segment encodes these proteins:
- the trpE gene encoding anthranilate synthase component I, whose amino-acid sequence MYFPEQRTFVELIEDFDLVPVYRTVIADLDTPLTLFAKIAGGDPYAFLFESMEGGEKWGRYSFVGFDPLLIFTTVRDQVQVSFPGHAEKNEHRSGVDPLEELRRLLASFVVPNTPGPAKFYGGAVGFLGYDMVRFMEHLPDPHRPGDLPDSSFQIPRMVLIHDAVQQKLTIVCNVWAEDSEDAAHLYADACQRIDAVVDRLRQPVDHRCISQERAVTPHQFTANMDEAGFVSMVERAKEYILAGDIIQVVLSQRFHCTSTLNPFALYRALRHINPSPYLFYLSQGETVLIGSSPEILVRLEEGNIELRPIAGTRKRGITAAEDHALEQELLADPKERAEHLMLVDLGRNDVGRVAQTGSVTVRDLLVVERYSHVMHLVSGVHGTLVPGMDQFDVLSACFPAGTVSGAPKVRAMEIIDELEVDRRGPYAGAVGYFGFSGNMDFCITIRTFILHGQDLWIQAGAGIVADSNPQSEYEETINKAMGLRRAVELAEKGF is encoded by the coding sequence ATGTATTTTCCCGAACAGCGTACCTTTGTAGAGTTGATCGAAGATTTCGATCTCGTTCCGGTCTATCGTACTGTTATTGCCGACCTTGATACACCGCTAACCCTGTTTGCCAAGATTGCCGGTGGTGATCCGTATGCCTTTTTGTTTGAGTCCATGGAAGGCGGGGAGAAGTGGGGGCGTTATTCTTTTGTCGGGTTTGATCCTCTGCTTATCTTCACCACTGTTCGTGATCAGGTGCAGGTCAGTTTTCCCGGGCATGCTGAAAAAAACGAGCATCGGTCCGGGGTTGATCCTCTTGAAGAGTTACGTCGTCTGCTGGCCTCTTTTGTCGTACCCAACACTCCGGGGCCGGCCAAATTTTACGGAGGGGCGGTCGGCTTTCTTGGGTACGATATGGTCCGGTTCATGGAGCATCTGCCGGATCCGCATCGTCCCGGTGATCTGCCGGATTCCTCCTTTCAGATACCGAGGATGGTTCTCATCCACGATGCAGTGCAGCAGAAGCTGACCATTGTCTGTAATGTCTGGGCTGAAGATTCGGAAGATGCGGCTCATCTGTATGCGGATGCCTGTCAGCGGATCGATGCTGTTGTTGATCGTCTGCGGCAACCTGTTGACCACCGATGCATTTCCCAGGAGCGGGCCGTTACCCCGCACCAATTTACCGCCAATATGGATGAGGCCGGTTTTGTGTCCATGGTGGAACGAGCCAAGGAGTACATCCTTGCCGGTGATATCATCCAAGTGGTGCTCTCGCAGCGATTTCATTGCACATCCACCCTCAACCCCTTCGCTTTATACCGGGCCCTGCGCCACATCAATCCCAGCCCCTACCTGTTTTATCTCAGCCAGGGAGAAACCGTGCTGATCGGTTCATCGCCGGAGATACTGGTACGTTTGGAAGAGGGCAATATTGAACTGCGGCCGATTGCCGGTACTCGCAAACGAGGGATCACAGCAGCAGAGGATCATGCCCTGGAGCAGGAGCTGCTGGCTGATCCCAAGGAACGGGCCGAACATCTGATGCTGGTTGATCTCGGTCGTAATGATGTCGGCAGGGTGGCACAGACCGGTTCAGTGACGGTTCGTGATCTCCTGGTGGTTGAGCGATACAGTCATGTCATGCATCTGGTTTCCGGAGTACACGGTACCCTGGTGCCCGGCATGGATCAGTTTGACGTGTTATCCGCCTGTTTTCCTGCCGGGACCGTGAGTGGTGCACCCAAAGTACGGGCCATGGAGATCATTGACGAGCTGGAGGTGGACCGTCGCGGACCCTATGCAGGGGCTGTGGGATATTTTGGTTTTTCCGGCAACATGGATTTCTGTATCACCATCCGCACCTTTATCCTGCACGGACAGGATCTCTGGATTCAGGCCGGGGCAGGAATTGTTGCCGATTCCAATCCTCAGAGTGAATACGAAGAGACCATCAACAAGGCCATGGGGCTTCGGCGTGCTGTGGAACTGGCGGAGAAGGGGTTCTGA
- the trpD gene encoding anthranilate phosphoribosyltransferase — protein sequence MIREAIAKVVALEHLTEPEMVEVMQEIMSGGATSAQIGSFMTALRMKGESIDEIVGAVRVMREKATFIDTGVNTRAGEVLMDIVGTGGDGSGSFNVSTTTSFIVAAAGIPVAKHGNRAASSHCGSADVLEALGVDLRMPPEKVGACVREVGIGFLFAPMLHGAMKHAIRPRQEIGIRTLFNILGPMTNPAGTNVQLTGVFSLPLTTVLAEVFVRLGMQRVIIVWGEGNLDEMTITGATHIADASKGRVTNSVLTPEEVGLHTAPMAAIRGGRTAEESGRQVRAVLGGEKGAKLDMVLLNAGTALMAAGRVESILEGIDLARTIISSGAALDKLEQLIQFSKG from the coding sequence ATGATTAGAGAGGCCATTGCCAAAGTTGTTGCTTTGGAACATTTAACCGAGCCGGAGATGGTCGAGGTGATGCAGGAGATCATGAGCGGCGGGGCGACCAGCGCGCAGATCGGCTCCTTTATGACCGCCCTGCGCATGAAGGGTGAGAGTATCGATGAAATTGTCGGTGCGGTCCGGGTTATGCGGGAGAAGGCAACCTTCATTGATACCGGGGTGAATACCCGGGCCGGTGAGGTGCTTATGGATATCGTCGGCACCGGTGGTGACGGCTCCGGCAGCTTTAACGTTTCAACCACCACGAGCTTTATTGTCGCTGCTGCCGGTATTCCGGTGGCCAAGCACGGCAACCGTGCCGCTTCTTCACACTGTGGCAGTGCGGATGTGCTTGAAGCACTGGGCGTTGATTTAAGAATGCCGCCGGAAAAGGTGGGAGCCTGTGTGCGGGAGGTCGGCATTGGTTTTCTCTTCGCCCCCATGCTCCATGGTGCCATGAAGCATGCCATCAGGCCCAGGCAGGAGATCGGTATCCGTACCCTGTTCAATATTCTCGGTCCCATGACCAATCCGGCCGGGACCAATGTTCAACTGACCGGCGTGTTTTCTCTGCCGCTGACCACTGTACTGGCCGAGGTTTTTGTACGGCTTGGCATGCAGCGTGTGATCATTGTGTGGGGAGAAGGCAACCTGGATGAGATGACTATTACCGGGGCAACACACATTGCCGATGCCTCCAAAGGCAGGGTGACCAACTCGGTGCTGACCCCTGAGGAGGTTGGCCTGCACACCGCACCCATGGCTGCCATTCGCGGGGGGCGGACCGCAGAGGAGTCGGGGAGACAGGTTCGGGCCGTGCTGGGTGGAGAAAAAGGCGCCAAACTTGATATGGTCCTGCTCAATGCCGGTACAGCCCTGATGGCCGCAGGCCGGGTCGAATCAATACTTGAGGGTATAGACCTGGCTCGTACAATCATCAGCTCCGGTGCCGCACTCGATAAACTCGAGCAGTTGATCCAGTTCAGCAAAGGGTGA
- a CDS encoding anthranilate synthase component II — MIVIIDNYDSFTYNIVQVLAAAPSETFANGQSPEIRVFRNDAVTVTEIEALRPDRLLISPGPGTPARAGISMAAILHFSQHIPVLGVCLGHQAIAEAFGGRVIRASRLMHGKTSPIDHDGRGVFTDLPAHFAGMRYHSLIVDEALPECLQATARTDTGELMGIRHRSLPVEGVQFHPESIMTESGGRLLHNFLRPDYEELVRKRS, encoded by the coding sequence ATGATCGTCATCATTGATAACTACGATTCGTTCACGTACAACATTGTACAGGTCCTGGCCGCCGCTCCTTCCGAAACGTTTGCCAATGGGCAGTCTCCTGAGATCCGTGTGTTTCGTAACGATGCGGTGACTGTGACCGAAATAGAGGCACTGCGTCCGGATCGACTGCTCATCTCTCCCGGTCCGGGGACACCCGCCAGGGCAGGGATATCCATGGCCGCTATCCTTCATTTCAGTCAGCATATCCCTGTACTGGGTGTCTGTTTAGGACATCAGGCCATAGCCGAGGCCTTTGGCGGCAGAGTGATCCGGGCCTCTCGTCTCATGCACGGGAAGACCAGTCCGATCGACCATGACGGTCGCGGCGTGTTTACCGACCTGCCTGCTCATTTTGCCGGTATGCGGTATCATTCGCTGATTGTCGATGAAGCGCTTCCCGAATGTCTGCAGGCCACTGCCCGCACCGATACAGGTGAACTTATGGGGATTCGGCACAGATCACTGCCGGTTGAAGGTGTGCAGTTTCATCCGGAATCCATCATGACCGAGTCCGGGGGGCGTCTGCTCCACAATTTTCTCCGTCCGGACTACGAAGAGCTTGTACGAAAGCGATCCTGA
- the rpsT gene encoding 30S ribosomal protein S20 has translation MANHKSAEKRDRQSKVRRLRNRMSKSTMKTAIRQVEEAIVSGSEEQAKAALQAAIPVIYKTATKGTVHKNTAARKVSRLTKRVNKMQPLA, from the coding sequence ATGGCAAATCATAAGTCAGCAGAGAAAAGAGATCGTCAGTCTAAAGTACGCCGTTTGCGTAACCGGATGAGTAAATCGACAATGAAAACCGCTATTCGTCAAGTGGAAGAGGCAATTGTCTCCGGATCTGAAGAACAGGCGAAAGCAGCTCTGCAGGCAGCCATCCCGGTTATATACAAGACAGCAACCAAAGGAACTGTGCACAAGAACACTGCTGCTCGTAAGGTTTCCCGCCTGACTAAAAGAGTGAACAAGATGCAGCCTCTTGCCTGA